The region tttgatccacacaTATTTTTTGGGGTGtatatacacatgttatatatttacttatttttcaaatttaatttaagtatataaattatgtttatatacaCAAAATTCACAACGAAAGacataaaaattcataacatcAAAGCACAATTACTAACTTAtttttaagtacataatttatattattaaggtgcaaaattttataacaaaagCTCACAATTTGagatatatacacatgtatCAAGGGTCCGCAATGCATGTGAACTTGATATATGGCGTAAATAttggtatgtatgtatatatagtcgGTCGGGCAAAGGACAAGGTGTCGTAATAGCAGCACTCAACGTTGTTGCTTGCTTCTTTTGTCAACTTTCTGCTTTCCTCTTTCATTTCCTTAAGCGTTAATCTAAATCCTCTAAACATGGACCTCCGTGAATCCATCAAGAATCAGGTAGATGTTTCCTTAACGCTAGCGAAGCACGTCTTCTCTACAGAAGTCAAAGAAGATTCCAACCTAGTTTTTTCTCCTCTCTCAATTAATATCATTTTGGGTCTGATTGCCGCCGGCTCCGGAGGTCCCACTCTCGACCAGCTACTCGGTTTCCTCAAGTCTAAGTCCACCGACGATCTCAACGCCTTTTCTTCTCAGATCGTCGCCGTTATCTTCTCGGACGGCAGCCCCATCGGCGGCCCACGCTTGTCGGTGGCAAACGGTGCGTGGATCGACCAGACTTTGCCTTTCAAGCCTTCCTTCAAACACGTGGTGGACACTGTTTACAAGGCTGTTTCTGAATCCGTTGATTTTCAGCTCAAggttagggttttttttttttttttttttaaatctcccATTGGGTTCTTACAAAGTTTGCCTCTCTTTTAGATAGTGATACTATCCAATCCGAACTGTGAACTTGGCTTCTCTTGTCTGCAATTGATATAGTAGTTCTCGAAATGTTGGATTGCTTTTCCCTAAGAAAGATTTTCAGAgcatattatttgaaagttgaaaccttTTTGGATCATTAATGTTATTCTGCAATGGATGTGTTTTTATGTAAGCTTTAATAGTAAGTTAGGCTATAGGATTGGATTGGATTGCCCTAATTTTGGTCGGAACTGTGAAGAATAGACAAATACTGAGTAAATGATTTGGGGGATAATTGAATTGTGTGGTGTTTAGGGATTAGTTGCTTTAGTAGTCATGGCAAATggcaaattttttcttttccagtCTAAATGAATGCTTTTAAGTAGTCCAATTTTAGTTTGTAGTTTatgttttgaactttttttttaaggtcTTTTGCTCTGCCTTTTCCATGCCAATGCAATGTTTTCAGTGTACAAAAATGGGGAAGAATGACATTGTTGATCTATTTGATTGGGCAGGCGAGTGAAGTGGCTAACGAAGTGAATTTGTGGGCAGAGAAGGAAACTGGCGGTCTGATCAAAGAGATACTTCCCGCAGGTGCAGTTGACAGTACAACGAGGCTGGTTTTTGCAAATGCTTTGTATTTTAAAGGAGCCTGGACTGAGAAATTCAATGCATTGGATACAACAGATCAGGAGTTCCACCTCCTTAATGGGAGCCCTGTCCAGGTTCCCTTCATGAGCAGTAAGAAGAAGCAGTACGTGAAAGCGTTTGAAGGCTTCAAAGTCTTGGGGCTACCTTATAAACAAGGCGAAGATAAGCGCCATTTCTCCATGTACTTCATTTTGCCAGATGCCCGGGATGGACTGCCGTCTTTGATGGATAAGGTCACTTCTGAATCCGGATTCTTAGAGCGCCACCTCCCTGGTCATGCGGTTTCGGTGGGCGAGTTTCGTATCCCGAAATTCAAAATATCCTTCGGCTTTGAAGCTTCAAGGGTTCTTAAGGAGCTCGGTGTGGTGTCACCTTTTGCTGGGGGTCTCACGGAAATGGTGGACTCCCCCGTGGGGAATAACCTCTGTGTTTCGCAAATTTTCCACAAGACCTTTCTTGAGGTTAACGAGGAAGGTACAGAAGCTGCAGCTGCTACTGGTGTTACAATAAAGCTCCGAAGCTTGCTAGTGGAAGAGAAGGTAGACTTCGTGGCTGACCATCCGTTCATCTTTTTCATTCGAGAAGATTTGACTGGAGTCGTCGTCTTCATCGGGACTTTACTTAATCCTCTTAATTAATCAAGGTATCAAACTGCATCTTCTGTATCATGGTTGCTCTTGTTTAATGTACCAACAATACTAAATCCAAGCTCAatctagcatatatatatatatagttcatgtATAAGTAGAAGCGGAGTTTGTGTTTTTGGGTGGTGCATTGTTAGAAGTCTAAAATCAAGGTTTTGTGTCACTTGATGAAATCATAATATGGAGTTATTTTCCACTGTACTGCTCATCACCCTTTCAACGGGTTGATCGAATAAGTGAAAAATTTTATGCAGGAATATTGCTTAAGCTAAATTTTATGGAACTTTTCCTTGTCTAAAATTTGCAACTCTCTCTAACTTTCATCATGCTTGCGGTTGACTCAACACGGGACCTAATCATGTTAGATCTTTTTGAGTCTTTTACGATTCGACGCATTAGTGAATCTTGTTACTCATACATTAGCTAGAGTGACAATTTCTCATACTGCTCAACAAGTCTGAGATTTGGTTCCTCCCTTACGTGATACCCTTTACTTTCAAAAAATCTAAAGATGGATGTGAAAATTTTGTCTCAAATAAATGAATGCAATATGACTTATTGAAATtcaaaactttaaatatttattcattaccaACTAATTCATCGTATTAGAGAGTTATAAATTTGAAAGATATTATTGCAttaacaaacaatataatattacaaaagTAAGTTGCCTcactttttaacttttatatGACTTCCAATCATTATATTAATCACCATTAGCATATTAATTTGAGTATTTGACTCCCTACCTTTTGTTTGGTATACTTCAatgtcaatttaaaaaaaaaaaatcaaaatcctcCTTATCACAAACTATCACgtagtatattatattaagGTCAAGAGAGAAATAATGAAGTTATTCTCAACTATGATGGGTAGAACTGTAGAAGGCGACGATGCAATCAATTTAACTGTATATATTGACTTTTTGCTCATTTCATCACTTTGACAAATCGCTTTAAATGTCATCATTATGCTTATAATTTACTAGCCTGGAAAATGATATGATCAAAGCAAATAAAGTAGATAGCATTGgcttaataattgtttttattaactATGTATTTGTTACATTTGGAGCAAAAAAGCTTTCCCTTATATTACTGGTGCAACAATTTATTCAACTCCCAAGCTAGGTAGCTTGTGAATTAATTATATTGCTAGATTAATTTGTTTCTCTTTTAATACAAAGGAACCTTTTTCAACACTATAGGAATTACAAGAATTACTAGTTATTCCTTATTGTCCCTCCATTCACACTTGACAATTGGTTGCTATTCTCTCTTGCTCAAAATAGCCAGTTTATTCGACTTCCAATGAACAATGCTATCCTCTATCTCATTTTACGTccgtattttatttaatattcattggtcaaatcacaatcttatttaatattcattagtcaaaccatCAATATGGTGATGAATCTATGGCCATTATGAGTATATATGACATTCATCTCAACGAAAATGTGAAATGTCAAACATTTTGGagctaaaatatttttacatttatagAAAAACCTATAATTTAGTTTACATTTTGGTTTTGGAAGCGCATTAGGCGAATTTGATCTAATTCATCTATGTTCCAAGTTCAAATAAATTGCCAAACAAGATTTGCTGTTAAAGTggatcaaaaaattaaaaactaaccCAAAAAATCGTATACCATACAAGGTCATATACATTATAGGTTTCTAAGTTTGATTTTTTGGCTTACACAAGTGGAATCTATGAATCTAATGCATAGTTGACACTTATGATTGCAAATCCAGAAATTCATGGTACAAAACAAGGAAGAATAATGTTAGTTGTACCTAACCCTTAACCttagttttatattatttaaaatttatataacttCATCCTTGTAGCACTGATTAATGGGAGAATTgacacttttcgtccctaagttaaaagataattgtaaaattcaccccaaagtgttggtcatactcactttttgtccttaagttatcattgacgttgtattttttgtcctttttactaataaaacattagggacaa is a window of Ipomoea triloba cultivar NCNSP0323 chromosome 11, ASM357664v1 DNA encoding:
- the LOC115997458 gene encoding serpin-ZX-like, translating into MDLRESIKNQVDVSLTLAKHVFSTEVKEDSNLVFSPLSINIILGLIAAGSGGPTLDQLLGFLKSKSTDDLNAFSSQIVAVIFSDGSPIGGPRLSVANGAWIDQTLPFKPSFKHVVDTVYKAVSESVDFQLKASEVANEVNLWAEKETGGLIKEILPAGAVDSTTRLVFANALYFKGAWTEKFNALDTTDQEFHLLNGSPVQVPFMSSKKKQYVKAFEGFKVLGLPYKQGEDKRHFSMYFILPDARDGLPSLMDKVTSESGFLERHLPGHAVSVGEFRIPKFKISFGFEASRVLKELGVVSPFAGGLTEMVDSPVGNNLCVSQIFHKTFLEVNEEGTEAAAATGVTIKLRSLLVEEKVDFVADHPFIFFIREDLTGVVVFIGTLLNPLN